ACGACGACACCGGGTTCCGCACCGCACTGGCGCGACTGCTGCGCACGATCGGGCACACGGTGCGGGAATACGAGAGCGCCGAGGCCTTTCTCGCAGCAGGTGCGCCGGCGCCCGGCTGCCTGCTGCTCGACGTCCACATGCCCGGCCTCTCCGGCATCGAACTTCAGGAACACCTGACGGCCCACGCGTCACGCGTCCCGATCATCTTCATCACCGGCCAAGGTGACATTCCGATGAGCGTCCGTGCGATCAAGGCCGGCGCCGAGGATTTCCTGACCAAGCCAGTCGGCCGGGCAGCGCTCGAGGAAGCGATCGCGCGCGCCCTCGAGCGCGTCGTCCGGACCGGGGCCGAGGTGGCGCTGCAGGAGGCGCGCACGCGGCAACTAGCCCTGCTGAGCAATCGGGAGCGGGAAGTCGCGGCATTGCTCGCCGAAGGATGGCTGAACAAAAAAGTGGCCGCCGCCCTCGGCACGACGGAGCGCACGATCAAGGCGCACCGGGCCAGCATCATGGAAAAGTTGGGTATCCGGTCGGTCGTGGAACTGGCACGGCTGCTCGACCCGCGACAGTGAGCGAACGTCCGGCCAAGACGACGCCGCGTCGCGACAGGGCGGTGTCGCGTTACCGGCCGGGACAGCTGTCGTTCCCCGGATGTGCGGAATGCACGCCGGGTTCTCGATCAATGCGGAAGCGCAGATCTACCGATATCGTAGAGCGCGGTTGGCGCGCAACCCATCTACACGGCTTGCAGTCCACTGCATAACTGCTTCGGCGCCATAACACAGACTGCACTGTTGGCACGATAGCGTGCGATTCTCGGTAACGGTCATCATCCCTGATCTGCTCAAATTGCGGACCTTGAGCAGGCTTAAAACAGATCCGGACAAACGATTTATGCTGCGTAAAAAGGCTCGCCTAAGCGAGCCTTTTCAAATCATAAGAGTATAGTTTTCTATGCGAAATCTTACCCACTCGATGATCAATGGCTGAGCTAAGCCTATGAATCGACTAGCATTTTTACGGCACTTCAGCTCAGTACCATTCACGATACCATGCCGAATACATAGTTCGCTGAACTGGCAACACCAACCATTAGCTGGTTTTTACCCTACCACGACCACCTTCCCCGCCGTTAGACCCTACGTACATGGTATCGTGAACAATTGGCCTGCTGCCGATTCCACAGACACCAAGTTAAGGTGGAAAATGGGGTCAGGAGGAATCAATGGCAGCAGCAAGAAGGCAGTTCAGCCGAGAGTTCAAACTTGAGGCGGTGAAGTTGGTCGAAGAACGCGGGGTATCGGTACGCCAAGCTGCTCAAGACCTGGACGTGCACGAAAACGTCCTACGCAAATGGGTACGCGAATTGCGCGAGCAACCCGAGGAAGCATTCCCTGGCAACGGCAAGATGACGGCCCAGGATGCTGAGATTGCGCGGTTGCGCAAAGAAGTCACCAAGCTCAAGATGGAGCGAGACCTGTTGAAAAAAGCCGCGGCCTACTTCGCGAAGGAGTCGATTTGAAGTTCGGCTTCATCGCGAAGCACCGAGGAGTCTGGCCGGTCAATTTGATGTGCGAGGCGCTCGGTGTCTCGAGGGGCGGCTTCTATGGCTGGCTGACGCGTCCGCCGAGCCGGCGCAGCAGGCAAGACAAAAAGCTGGGTGTCCAGGTACGGCAAAGCTTCCTGCGCAGTGACCGGACCTACGGAGCAAGGCGAGTCTGGCGCGACGTTCTTGAGCAAGGCTTGCAGTGTGGGCTGCATCGTATCGAGCGTCTGATGCGAGACCAGGCGTTGCGCGCCCGGCCTCGACGCCGAGGTCTGCCCAAGGACCGCGGAGCGCGCAGCTCCGCGGCAGAGAACCTGCTCGATCGGCAGTTCCAGGCCGAGGCGCCAAATCAGAAATGGGTCGCCGACTTTACGTATATTTGGACTGCCGAGGGATGGCTATACGTTGCCGCCGTGCTGGACCTTTATTCGCGTCGTATCGTTGGCTGGTCGATGCAAGACAGCATGACTTCGCAACTTGTCGTCGATGTGCTGATGATGGCTGTCTGGCGTCGAGGTAAGCCAACTGCGTTGCTCCACCATTCGGATCAGGGCAGCCAATACACCAGCGAGCACTTCCAACAACTGCTCAAGGAACAGGGCATTACCTGCAGCATGAGCCGGGCCGGCGAAGTCTGGGACAACTCGGCAATGGAGAGCTTCTTCAGCTCGCTCAAGACTGAACGAACAGCACGAAAGGTGTACCGTACCCGTGCCCAGGCGCGCTCAGACGTGTTCGACTACATCGAACGCTTCTACAATACTACGCGGCGACATTCGACGCTGGGATACGTCAGCCCAATGCAGTTTGAAGAAGCTAGAAAAGCTTAAAGCGGTGTCACCCGAATCGGCAGCAGGCCACTTGTTCGTATCCGTTTTTCG
This genomic stretch from Massilia putida harbors:
- a CDS encoding IS3 family transposase (programmed frameshift), whose product is MAAARRQFSREFKLEAVKLVEERGVSVRQAAQDLDVHENVLRKWVRELREQPEEAFPGNGKMTAQDAEIARLRKEVTKLKMERDLLKKGRGLLREGVDLKFGFIAKHRGVWPVNLMCEALGVSRGGFYGWLTRPPSRRSRQDKKLGVQVRQSFLRSDRTYGARRVWRDVLEQGLQCGLHRIERLMRDQALRARPRRRGLPKDRGARSSAAENLLDRQFQAEAPNQKWVADFTYIWTAEGWLYVAAVLDLYSRRIVGWSMQDSMTSQLVVDVLMMAVWRRGKPTALLHHSDQGSQYTSEHFQQLLKEQGITCSMSRAGEVWDNSAMESFFSSLKTERTARKVYRTRAQARSDVFDYIERFYNTTRRHSTLGYVSPMQFEEARKA
- a CDS encoding response regulator transcription factor: MTHVLHLVDDDTGFRTALARLLRTIGHTVREYESAEAFLAAGAPAPGCLLLDVHMPGLSGIELQEHLTAHASRVPIIFITGQGDIPMSVRAIKAGAEDFLTKPVGRAALEEAIARALERVVRTGAEVALQEARTRQLALLSNREREVAALLAEGWLNKKVAAALGTTERTIKAHRASIMEKLGIRSVVELARLLDPRQ